One Megalops cyprinoides isolate fMegCyp1 chromosome 17, fMegCyp1.pri, whole genome shotgun sequence DNA window includes the following coding sequences:
- the casp8ap2 gene encoding CASP8-associated protein 2 — MEEALLDQMYGDLGHGQSGSPAVHDEDSVDIYSGLDNSPRNSEHAGKLGVIFSPKLKESMDLYEEIITEEQQERNATCSELKTKLDAAQNKIKELMYNLQQMQIQNANLQKENTSLKKNICALIKTARMEIVRKDEEINRLNQRSGRGGYGQSFPRAQTNFQRNQGGGGKSAVSHDPLAHTRTQEPKVNCAPKELSERHSDTRTSVSLQPGPPHKDVSLLTPPCHESSRGPRADSLLPSRHNDSAVIKSGRDSRKLQSSSREEPNQQTSAGIAEMPQKVSEKQSVPSQDIKGGQSQRCQGRDLQNYGDSGVNEESKVKAREKVDKELKESGRDCVRSSRSRREHLSPEPPRRSDKGRSPPRRRKPSPSSGSSQHATSSIHSSRTRSRDLAEEPSKGSSREHRHSNDRDKGDRSSQESVGKEGKPSVSSGRRGEECPAKEQHRREERRREEQSRSRAERSSNRTERSKEYERSKGKDVGKSDREGTRKMGERKRGNESERHADSRSSRQATPPRKSAAGTDSSDPVKKDKHQVPVRKEGPLKSSDESERAAECEGAEKNLPEESENRKLNFMERLNLTLSPAKKPRLSSGGKEESSRPEDAEDSRGEDSGPFDLGEDYCVIDELDSSRDMVQERDEVFEAPAAKISGSCGAENAPGPPSDPGLADTESAIQRPVSDEEPKLNAESGGAKEVDENTVLQKEDGKLQTDTVADDIKQMPMVTKNCGSVSETEDANVVKTTTPAEALDLHSAADNCTGDSVVETVKVTDDPCVCSSSPENSKSTNVESVVAATQDPVDVNMENCSADNNGSVQSECQKSPLVVPPEAILQDAPISVVMDTCPEGDETGGETCDMSTDAVSSTVSIEVVSQSVEAVSQSSDNTEVAPAVVETVIISSTEQEKDVEKTVLSHSLPTAESVEMANVSSTIVEDVGWSRPGQDGSAETQKAPLSSEPDSTEDEERNAEPSSSVPVPNDEDSMMLTLKSIRHIPEAISPLTSPVRPVKKSQPHSSGKSHIKSLSKDFSTVTGTRRMDVNKENEKPDCSSAQTAGRDSDQNPPSASSSTSSEDENELEEGEIVSNSEEDDTPVTPSPKPRKTHCATTAKNQPSPKSPRLAKKQAEKAAAVSKGSSGTRSKTTASPNNSPLSNKKQFKTILPLLPRTNPSTISEVMDMLKLIRTQLRKKYMKLHKNFPKKSFSNIVDMSLFSFTDFVNNVNFSKFCSLESILKPKLNSIISATMNKISNNGIVTRIFEQQSPSLKKKLWTFVEDQFDFLFREIQAALTSLCKVSDARHLPKTENNVERNKDKKEMHKIQAKSPVTASLTTKRKAGEVASIDTSGLQDKKTKPTPAVPYRTGLGSRGKNLRMNKEEEDQVSETQKQEPLSVQSPPHSAVSPSKTSPPTEKTPVSVRRLSHSTSLQDRSDFEILTEQQASSLTFNLVTDSQMGEIFKCLLQGSDLLETSVPGGEPHSWPIGTPRKDAPSGESFMSLTSPNKTAMTPSKLISTWSAISPCKFSSPNSKIQIPLNPAVLDESCLLEVPPSLPLRVTASSTGPSQRSYSILAEDLAVSLTIPSPLKSDSHLSFLRAENGEPASAPDSVISAHFSEDALMDGEDATEQDIHLALDSDNSSAGSNGGRTWEEGGPAAFKFKPHLPMQAVVMEKSNDHFIVRIRHASTSFAANPGPNPENSESGSQVVTGDREEREDTTHSSLDSSPSGESREQSQNSPSCSDPDAHFPEKGPSEALPAECGVPGIAVNSHDTNSPREPAKAPSDSKAEESTETSDQRIVTTQESSVSEENGRRSKKRKKHHSEPRAKRAKTEAARERTPKDRKKKASKGHKDKRSRTPKRKRSKSKVTPLSPNSLSAKNVIRRKGEVVVTWTREEDRDILIELKMKGASPETFSGLSAKINKSPSQIAERFCQLMKLFKKKERMES; from the exons atGGAGGAGGCTCTTTTAGACCAGATGTATGGCGACCTTGGTCATGGCCAGTCTG GCTCCCCTGCGGTTCACGATGAGGATTCGGTGGATATTTACTCCGGCCTGGACAACAGTCCCAGGAACAGTGAGCATGCAG GGAAATTGGGCGTTATCTTCTCACCAAAACTAAAAGAGTCCATGGATTTATATGAAGAAATAatcacagaggagcagcaggaaagAAACGCTACCTGCAGTGAG CTGAAGACCAAACTGGATGCAGCACAAAACAAGATTAAAGAATTAATGTATAACCTGCAGCAAATGCAGATACAG aaCGCAAACCTGCAAAAGGAGAACACGAGTCTGAAGAAAAACATATGCGCCCTCATTAAAACGGCCCGAATGGAGATAGTGAGAAAGGATGAGGAGATAAACAGGCTGAATCAGAG ATCTGGACGGGGTGGATATGGTCAGTCCTTCCCTCGGGCTCAGACGAATTTCCAGAGGAACCAAGGTGGCGGAGGGAAATCTGCAGTATCACATGATCCACTGGCACACACTCGGACACAAGAGCCGAAAGTGAACTGCGCTCCAAAAGAGCTCTCTGAACGTCACTCTGACACTAGAACCAGTGTCAGCCTGCAGCCTGGACCACCACATAAGGACGTTTCCCTTTTAACGCCTCCCTGTCATGAGAGCTCAAGAGGCCCGAGGGCAGACTCACTGCTTCCTAGTAGACACAATGATTCCGCTGTCATTAAAAGTGGCAGAGATTCTAGAAAGCTTCAGTCTTCCAGCAGGGAGGAGCCCAATCAGCAAACTTCTGCAGGGATTGCTGAAATGCCACAGAAAGTTTCCGAAAAGCAGTCGGTACCATCACAGGACATTAAAGGAGGACAGTCTCAGCGCTGTCAGGGGAGAGACCTCCAAAATTATGGCGACTCGGGTGTAAATGAAGAAAGCAAAGTAAAGGCGAGGGAGAAGGTGGACAAAGAATTGAAGGAGTCGGGAAGAGATTGTGTCAGGTCCAGCAGAAGCAGGCGTGAGCACTTGAGTCCGGAGCCGCCCAGGAGATCGGATAAGGGAAGAAGCCCCCCGCGCAGGAGGAAGCCGAGTCCGTCGTCGGGCAGTTCACAGCATGCAACTTCCAGTATTCACTCGTCAAGAACGCGGTCGAGAGACTTGGCTGAGGAGCCTTCTAAGGGCAGCAGTCGGGAGCACAGGCATAGTAACGATCGGGACAAGGGAGACCGAAGTTCTCAGGAGTCCGTCGGCAAAGAAGGGAAGCCGAGTGTCTCGTCCGGCCGCAGGGGGGAGGAATGTCCCGCGAAGgaacagcacaggagagaggagaggaggcgaGAGGAGCAAAgcaggagcagagcagagagaagcagcaacaggacagagaggagcaagGAGTATGAGAGGAGCAAAGGGAAGGACGTGGGAAAGAGCGACCGGGAGGGTACCCGAAAAATGGGCGAGAGGAAAAGGGGCAATGAATCCGAGAGGCACGCCGATTCAAGGAGCAGCAGACAAGCCACTCCCCCCAGGAAGTCAGCTGCTGGCACtgacagcagtgacccagtTAAAAAGGACAAACACCAGGTGCCAGTGAGGAAAGAAGGCCCGCTGAAGAGTAGTGACGAAtcagagagagctgcagagTGTGAAGGGGCTGAGAAAAACCTTCCAGAAGAAAGCGAGAATAGAAAATTAAACTTCATGGAAAGGCTGAACCTGACTCTCTCCCCTGCGAAAAAACCAAGACTGTCCTCGGGAGGCAAGGAGGAGAGCAGCCGACCTGAGGACGCCGAAGACAGCCGAGGGGAGGACAGCGGCCCATTTGATTTAGGGGAGGATTACTGTGTCATAGATGAGCTGGACAGCAGTCGTGACATGGTTCAAGAGAGGGACGAGGTCTTTGAAGCACCAGCGGCCAAGATCTCTGGAAGTTGCGGTGCAGAAAATGCTCCAGGACCACCATCAGATCCAGGTCTAGCGGATACTGAAAGTGCAATTCAAAGACCTGTTTCTGATGAGGAACCAAAGCTCAATGCAGAAAGTGGTGGAGCAAAAGAGGTAGACGAAAATACAGTCCTCCAAAAGGAAGATGGTAAACTGCAAACTGACACTGTAGCTGATGACATCAAACAGATGCCCATGGTTACCAAGAATTGTGGTTCTGTGTCAGAAACAGAGGATGCTAATGTTGTAAAAACAACGACGCCTGCTGAGGCTTTAGACCTACATAGTGCTGCTGATAATTGTACAGGGGATTCTGTGGTTGAGACAGTAAAAGTTACAGATGACCCCTGTGTGTGCAGTTCAAGTCCTGAAAACAGTAAGTCCACAAATGTTGAATCTGTTGTTGCTGCTACCCAAGACCCAGTTGATGTCAACATGGAGAATTGCTCTGCGGACAACAACGGCAGTGTCCAATCGGAGTGCCAGAAATCTCCACTTGTCGTCCCGCCTGAGGCTATTTTGCAAGATGCGCCCATTTCTGTTGTCATGGATACATGTCCTGAGGGTGATGAGACTGGTGGAGAAACCTGTGATATGTCCACCGATGCTGTGTCCAGCACTGTGAGCATAGAGGTGGTTTCCCAGAGCGTAGAGGCCGTTTCCCAGAGCTCAGACAACACTGAGGTTGCCCCTGCTGTCGTGGAAACGGTGATCATTTCCAGTACAGAGCAGGAAAAAGATGTTGAAAAAACTGTCCTGAGCCACAGCCTGCCGACAGCGGAGAGCGTAGAGATGGCCAATGTGAGCAGCACGATCGTGGAGGATGTAGGCTGGTCTCGTCCAGGCCAGGACGGTTCTGCTGAGACGCAGAAGGCCCCCCTCAGTTCTGAGCCCGACTCCACTGAGGATGAGGAGCGGAATGCTGAGCCCTCGAGTTCCGTCCCAGTACCCAACGACGAGGACTCCATGATGCTGACCCTGAAGAGCATCCGGCACATTCCAGAAGCAATCAGCCCCCTCACCAGCCCGGTCCGGCCTGTGAAGAAAAGCCAGCCTCATTCCTCTGGCAAATCGCACATCAAATCCCTGAGCAAAG ACTTTTCCACTGTGACAGGAACAAGAAGGATGGATGTGAACAAGGAGAATGAGAAACCTGATTGCAGCTCGGCGCAAACCGCAGGCAGGGACTCGGACCAGAACCcgccctctgcctcctcctccacttcctctgagGACGAAAATGAACTGGAGGAAGGAGAAATTGTCAGTAACAGTGAAGAGGATGACACCCCAGTAACACCGTCTCCTAAGCCCAGGAAGACCCACTGCGCCACAACTGCTAAGAACCAGCCGAGTCCGAAATCTCCAAGACTTGCTAAGAAGCAAGCCGAAAAGGCAGCAGCAGTTTCAAAAGGCAGTTCTGGAACAAGAAGCAAAACCACAGCCTCTCCTAATAACAGCCCCTTATCAAATAAGAAGCAGTTCAAAACAATCTTGCCACTTTTGCCCAGAACCAATCCTTCCACCATATCTGAAGTCATGGATATGTTAAAGCTGATCCGTACCCAGTTGAGGAAAAAGTACATGAAACTTCATAAGAATTTTCCAAAGAAATCCTTCTCCAACATCGTTGACatgtctctcttctcttttaCAGACTTTGTGAATAATGTTAACTTCAGTAAATTTTGCAGTTTGGAAAGCATTCTGAAACCCAAACTCAATAGCATCATTTCTGCAACTATGAATAAGATCTCAAATAACGGCATTGTTACTCGTATTTTTGAACAGCAGTCTCCGAGCTTGAAAAAGAAGCTCTGGACTTTTGTGGAAGATCAGTTTGACTTTTTGTTCCGGGAAATCCAGGCAGCTCTAACAAGTCTGTGCAAAGTCTCAGATGCGAGACATTTGCCTAAGACTGAAAACAATGTAGAaagaaacaaggacaaaaagGAGATGCATAAGATCCAGGCTAAATCTCCAGTCACTGCAAGCCTTACCACTAAGAGGAAGGCTGGGGAGGTGGCGTCAATAGATACCTCTGGATTACAGGACAAGAAAACCAAGCCTACCCCAGCTGTCCCATACAGGACTGGTTTGGGCAGTAGGGGCAAAAATCTGAGGATGAATAAGGAGGAAGAGGACCAGGTTTCGGAAACACAAAAGCAAGAACCGCTTTCTGTTCAGTCCCCACCCCACAGTGCCGTCAGCCCATCCAAAACATCCCCTCCGACAGAAAAAACGCCCGTCAGTGTACGCAGGCTGTCCCACAGCACCTCGCTCCAGGACAGATCCGACTTTGAAATCCTGACTGAGCAGCAGGCGTCCAGCCTGACGTTCAACCTGGTCACAGACTCCCAGATGGGCGAGATTTTCAAGTGTCTTCTGCAGGGGTCTGACCTGCTGGAGACCAGTGTCCCCGGAGGGGAACCCCACAGCTGGCCCATAGGCACCCCGCGGAAGGACGCCCCCTCTGGTGAGAGCTTCATGTCCTTAACGTCTCCAAATAAGACAGCCATGACACCCTCGAAGTTAATTTCGACATGGTCGGCAATCTCGCCATGCAAATTTTCCTCCCCGAACTCTAAAATTCAAATTCCGTTGAACCCGGCTGTCCTGGACGAGAGCTGCTTGTTAGAGGTTCCCCCGAGCTTGCCCCTCAGAGTGACGGCGTCGTCCACAGGGCCTTCCCAAAGGTCCTACTCCATCCTAGCGGAGGACCTGGCGGTCTCTCTCACCATCCCCTCGCCGCTGAAGTCCGACAGCCACCTGAGCTTCCTGCGGGCGGAGAACGGCGAGCCCGCATCGGCCCCGGACAGCGTCATCAGCGCCCACTTCAGCGAGGACGCTCTGATGGACGGCGAGGACGCCACTGAGCAGGACATCCACCTCGCCCTGGACTCTGACAACTCCAGCGCGGGGTCCAACGGCGGCAGGAcgtgggaggaggggggcccCGCCGCTTTTAAGTTCAAGCCGCACCTCCCCATGCAGGCCGTGGTGATGGAGAAGTCCAACGACCACTTCATCGTCAGGATCAGGCACGCGTCCACCAGCTTTGCCGCCAACCCCGGCCCGAATCCCGAAAATTCCGAGTCAGGGTCGCAGGTGGTAACAGGGGAccgggaggagagggaagacaCCACACATTCCAGTTTGGATTCATCCCCCAGTGGGGAAAGCCGTGAACAATCTCAGAATTCACCTTCATGTAGCGACCCTGATGCTCACTTTCCAGAAAAGGGCCCGTCGGAGGCTTTGCCTGCAGAATGCGGTGTCCCTGGGATAGCTGTCAATTCTCATGACACAAATTCTCCAAGAGAGCCTGCCAAGGCCCCATCGGACAGCAAGGCTGAAGAATCTACAGAAACCTCTGATCAACGTATTGTCACAACCCAGGAAAGTAGCGTTTCGGAGGAAAATGGCAGACGCAGCAAGAAGCGAAAAAAGCACCACTCGGAACCAAGGGCAAAGCGGGCCAAAACAgaagcagccagagagagaacgcccaaagacagaaagaaaaaggcGTCAAAAGGTCATAAAGACAAAAGAAGTAGGACTCCCAAAAGAAAGAGGAGCAAGTCAAAGGTCACTCCGCTGTCTCCTAACAGTCTGTCCGCTAAGAATGTTATCAGAAGAAAGGGTGAGGTGGTGGTGACGTGGACCAG GGAGGAAGACCGGGATATCCTCATTGAATTGAAGATGAAGGGCGCTTCTCCAGAAACATTTTCTGGTCTTTCTGCAAAGATAAACAAATCGCCGTCTCAG attgcGGAGAGGTTCTGTCAGCTCATGAAGCTTTTTaagaagaaggagaggatgGAAAGCTGA
- the gja10b gene encoding gap junction protein alpha 10 b isoform X1 → MGDWNLLGSILEEVHIHSTIVGKIWLTILFIFRMLVLGVAAEDVWDDEQSEFICNTEQPGCRNVCYDKAFPISLIRYWVLQIIFVSSPSLVYMGHALYRLRALEKERHKKKAQLKAELEETEPLLEDHKRIERELRKLDEQKKVSKAPLRGSLLRTYVFHILTRSVVEVGFIVGQYVLFGIGLDPLYKCERLPCPNSVDCFVSRPTEKTIFMVFMIVIAGVSLFLNLLEISHLGVKKIKQTLYGQKIGDDDSICRSKKNSMVQQVCVVTNSSPHKVMQLTQTTYTIVPDPQMDPLPVYMPPTGPQPGHEVPRHDSITGGPHGADQNPRQLRQPSQDEIQALRMLGAADRRSTLDNRDHSCNSDDSNGAKNAGQPKHAGPHPKAPSQSSHVEIPAAVRNALRKQSRVSCFDDDRSDSPDSGHYPSTRKASFMSRGLSESRLASPPSSPGSGSGSGSESKRLAQGESPPITPPPATGRRMSMSMILELSSIMKK, encoded by the exons ATGGGGGATTGGAACTTGCTCGGAAGCATCTTGGAAGAAGTCCACATCCACTCCACCATAGTGGGGAAGATCTGGCTGACCATCCTCTTCATATTCCGGATGCTGGTTCTCGGCGTGGCGGCTGAAGACGTCTGGGACGACGAGCAGAGCGAGTTCATCTGCAACACGGAGCAGCCCGGCTGCAGAAACGTCTGCTATGACAAAGCGTTCCCAATCTCCCTGATACGGTACTGGGTGCTGCAGATCATCTTCGTCTCGTCTCCGTCTCTGGTGTACATGGGGCACGCATTGTACCGCCTCAGGgcgctggagaaggagagacacaAGAAAAAGGCGCAGCTGAAAGCGGAGCTGGAGGAGACGGAGCCCCTTCTCGAGGACCACAAAAGGATCGAGAGGGAACTGAGAAAGCTGGATGAGCAGAAAAAGGTCAGCAAAGCCCCTCTGCGGGGATCCCTTTTGCGCACCTACGTTTTCCATATCCTTACGAGATCCGTTGTGGAGGTGGGGTTCATTGTGGGCCAGTATGTCTTGTTCGGAATTGGACTGGACCCGCTGTACAAGTGTGAGAGGTTGCCTTGTCCGAACAGCGTTGACTGCTTCGTCTCCCGGCCAACggaaaaaactatttttatggTGTTCATGATTGTAATCGCTGGAGTTTCTCTTTTTCTGAACCTCCTCGAAATTTCGCACTTGGGagtgaaaaaaattaagcaaactTTATATGGGCAAAAAATTGGAGACGACGACAGTATTTGCAGATCAAAGAAAAACTCAATGGTTCAGCAAGTGTGCGTCGTCACGAACTCATCACCGCACAAAGTGATGCAGTTAACGCAGACAACCTACACAATCGTGCCGGACCCACAGATGGACCCTCTTCCCGTGTACATGCCCCCAACGGGACCTCAGCCCGGTCACGAGGTACCGAGACACGACAGCATCACTGGAGGTCCGCACGGTGCAGATCAGAACCCCAGACAGCTCCGCCAACCCAGCCAGGACGAGATTCAGGCTTTGCGCATGCTTGGCGCCGCGGACCGCCGCAGCACCTTGGATAACCGGGATCATTCGTGCAACAGCGATGATTCAAACGGGGCCAAGAACGCGGGTCAGCCCAAGCACGCCGGACCCCACCCCAAAGCACCCTCCCAATCCAGCCACGTGGAAATACCGGCGGCCGTTCGCAACGCTTTGCGCAAGCAGAGCCGGGTCAGCTGCTTCGACGACGACCGAAGCGACTCGCCGGACAGCGGTCACTACCCCTCCACCAGAAAGGCCAGTTTTATGTCCCGCGGCCTCTCCGAGAGCAGGCTTGCGAGTCCGCCCAGCAGCCCTGGTTCGGGAAGCGGTTCGGGGTCTGAGTCTAAACGCCTGGCCCAGGGAGAGAGCCCGCccatcaccccaccccccgcgaCTGGACGGAGAATGTCAATG agtATGATCCTGGAACTGTCTTCCATCATGAAGAAATGA
- the gja10b gene encoding gap junction protein alpha 10 b isoform X2 codes for MGDWNLLGSILEEVHIHSTIVGKIWLTILFIFRMLVLGVAAEDVWDDEQSEFICNTEQPGCRNVCYDKAFPISLIRYWVLQIIFVSSPSLVYMGHALYRLRALEKERHKKKAQLKAELEETEPLLEDHKRIERELRKLDEQKKVSKAPLRGSLLRTYVFHILTRSVVEVGFIVGQYVLFGIGLDPLYKCERLPCPNSVDCFVSRPTEKTIFMVFMIVIAGVSLFLNLLEISHLGVKKIKQTLYGQKIGDDDSICRSKKNSMVQQVCVVTNSSPHKVMQLTQTTYTIVPDPQMDPLPVYMPPTGPQPGHENPRQLRQPSQDEIQALRMLGAADRRSTLDNRDHSCNSDDSNGAKNAGQPKHAGPHPKAPSQSSHVEIPAAVRNALRKQSRVSCFDDDRSDSPDSGHYPSTRKASFMSRGLSESRLASPPSSPGSGSGSGSESKRLAQGESPPITPPPATGRRMSMSMILELSSIMKK; via the exons ATGGGGGATTGGAACTTGCTCGGAAGCATCTTGGAAGAAGTCCACATCCACTCCACCATAGTGGGGAAGATCTGGCTGACCATCCTCTTCATATTCCGGATGCTGGTTCTCGGCGTGGCGGCTGAAGACGTCTGGGACGACGAGCAGAGCGAGTTCATCTGCAACACGGAGCAGCCCGGCTGCAGAAACGTCTGCTATGACAAAGCGTTCCCAATCTCCCTGATACGGTACTGGGTGCTGCAGATCATCTTCGTCTCGTCTCCGTCTCTGGTGTACATGGGGCACGCATTGTACCGCCTCAGGgcgctggagaaggagagacacaAGAAAAAGGCGCAGCTGAAAGCGGAGCTGGAGGAGACGGAGCCCCTTCTCGAGGACCACAAAAGGATCGAGAGGGAACTGAGAAAGCTGGATGAGCAGAAAAAGGTCAGCAAAGCCCCTCTGCGGGGATCCCTTTTGCGCACCTACGTTTTCCATATCCTTACGAGATCCGTTGTGGAGGTGGGGTTCATTGTGGGCCAGTATGTCTTGTTCGGAATTGGACTGGACCCGCTGTACAAGTGTGAGAGGTTGCCTTGTCCGAACAGCGTTGACTGCTTCGTCTCCCGGCCAACggaaaaaactatttttatggTGTTCATGATTGTAATCGCTGGAGTTTCTCTTTTTCTGAACCTCCTCGAAATTTCGCACTTGGGagtgaaaaaaattaagcaaactTTATATGGGCAAAAAATTGGAGACGACGACAGTATTTGCAGATCAAAGAAAAACTCAATGGTTCAGCAAGTGTGCGTCGTCACGAACTCATCACCGCACAAAGTGATGCAGTTAACGCAGACAACCTACACAATCGTGCCGGACCCACAGATGGACCCTCTTCCCGTGTACATGCCCCCAACGGGACCTCAGCCCGGTCACGAG AACCCCAGACAGCTCCGCCAACCCAGCCAGGACGAGATTCAGGCTTTGCGCATGCTTGGCGCCGCGGACCGCCGCAGCACCTTGGATAACCGGGATCATTCGTGCAACAGCGATGATTCAAACGGGGCCAAGAACGCGGGTCAGCCCAAGCACGCCGGACCCCACCCCAAAGCACCCTCCCAATCCAGCCACGTGGAAATACCGGCGGCCGTTCGCAACGCTTTGCGCAAGCAGAGCCGGGTCAGCTGCTTCGACGACGACCGAAGCGACTCGCCGGACAGCGGTCACTACCCCTCCACCAGAAAGGCCAGTTTTATGTCCCGCGGCCTCTCCGAGAGCAGGCTTGCGAGTCCGCCCAGCAGCCCTGGTTCGGGAAGCGGTTCGGGGTCTGAGTCTAAACGCCTGGCCCAGGGAGAGAGCCCGCccatcaccccaccccccgcgaCTGGACGGAGAATGTCAATG agtATGATCCTGGAACTGTCTTCCATCATGAAGAAATGA